The Clostridium botulinum BKT015925 genome includes the window ATGGCACTTTAATTTATTGAAGGAGAGTGGATTTAATGGCAATTCAAGCGCCAAAGGGTACTAAGGATTTATTACCTATGGATTCATATAAATGGCATTATATAGAGGGGAAATTAAAGGGATTAGCTTCAGAATATGCGCTAAGGGAAATAAGAACCCCTATATTTGAGCACACTGAATTATTTGAAAGAGGTGTGGGAGAAACTACAGATGTAGTACAAAAAGAAATGTATACTTTTAAAGATAAAGGAGATAGAAGTATAACATTAAAGGCAGAAGGAACAGCTCCAGCTGCAAGAGCTTTTATAGAAAATGGATTGTTTAATGAAGCACTTCCTATAAAAATGTTTTATTTTACTCCTGTTTTTAGATATGAAAATGTTCAAAAAGGTAGACTAAGACAACATCATCAATTTGGTGTTGAAGTTTTTGGTTCTAGTGAAGCTTCAGTAGATGCTGAAATTATAGGTCTTGCAATGAGAGCATTTAAAGAATTTGGAATAAACAATTTAGAATTAAATATAAATAACATAGGATGTCCAGAATGTAGAAAAAAATATAACGATGCTTTAAGAGAATATTTTAAAGAACAATATGATGAATTATGTGATACATGTAAGACTAGGTATGAAAGAAATCCTATGAGACTTTTAGATTGTAAAAATAAAAAATGTAAAGAAATAGGTAAAAATGCTCCTGTAATATTAGATTATGTTTGTGATGATTGTAAAAATCATTTTGAAAATTTAAAGACATATCTTGATGCACTTAGCATTGAATATAAGGTAAATCCATACATAGTTAGAGGACTTGATTATTATACTAAAACAGTATTTGAGATAATAAATAATGACATCACTGTTTGTGGTGGTGGAAGATATAATGGGCTTATAGAAGAAATTGGAGGAAAGCCTACACCAGCTGTTGGATTTGGAATGGGAATAGAAAGACTTATTTTAACTCTTGGAGAGAATAGTATTGAAATTCCAAAACCACAAGAAATGGATATATATGTAGGATCCATGGGTGAAAAAGGAAAAATAGAATCTTTTAAGGTAGTAAATGCATTAAGAGAAAAGGGTATAAAAGCTGAATGTGATCATATGAATAAATCTGTTAAAGCCCAAATGAAGTATGCTAATAAAATAGAAGCATTATATAGTATGATCATAGGAGATACAGAAATAGAAGAAGGTAAGGTAAATCTTAAAAGAATGGAAGATGGACAGCAATTTGAAGTTTCACTAAATAATTTAGATGAAATAGCAACATTGGTACTAAACAATTAGGAATAGAAAGTACCTAATTAATGTTTACAGTATCTAATTTTAAGAAATGAAAGGGAGGAATAAACATGGCAGAATCCTTAAATGGACTTAAGAGAACTGTAATGTGTGGAGAACTTAGAGAATCTCATATAGGACAAAAACATGTTGTTATGGGATGGGTTCAAAGAAAAAGAAATCTTGGAGGACTAGTATTTGTAGACCTTAGAGATAGAGAAGGAATACTTCAAGTAGTTTTTGGTGAAGAAATTAATAAAGAAGCTTTTGAAAAGGCTGATTTAGTTAAACCTGAATACTGTATAGCAGTTGAAGGTGAACTTGTAAAAAGACAATCACCTAATGAAACATTGCCAACAGGAATGGTAGAATTAAAAGGACAAAATATAAAAATATTATCTGAATCAGAAACCCCACCAATATACATAAAGGAAGATCTTGATACTGATGAGGCTGTAAGATTAAAATATAGATATTTAGACCTTAGAAGACCTGATATGCAAAACATATTTAAGGTAAGACATAAAACTGCTAAAGTTATAAGAGACTTTTTAGATCAAAATGGATTTCTTGAAATGGAAACACCAATGCTTACTAAAAGTACTCCAGAAGGAGCTAGAGATTATTTAGTACCTAGTAGAAATTATCCAGGAATGTTCTATGCACTTCCACAATCACCTCAATTGTTTAAGCAATTATTAATGGTGTCAGGTTATGATAGATATTTTCAAATTACAAAATGCTTTAGAGATGAAGATTTAAGAGCTAATAGACAGCCAGAATTTACGCAAGTAGATATGGAGCTTTCATTTGTAGATATGGAAGATGTAATATCTTTGAATGAAAGATTAATTAAAAAAGTATTTAAAGAAATAGCAGATGTAGATGTAAAACTACCAATACAAAGAATAACTTACAAAGAAGCTATGGATAAGTATGGTAGTGACAAACCAGATTTAAGATTTGGTATGGAAATAAATGATATAACTGATGCTGTTAAAGATGTAGATTTCAAAGTGTTTAAAGATGCTATTGAAAATGGTGGAAGCGTTAGAGCTATAAAAGCTCCTAACTGTGCAGGAATGGGAAGAAAACAAATTGACAAATTAGGTGAATTTGTTAAAACTTATAAAGCAAAAGGTCTTGCATGGATTGCTTATAAAGAAGATGAAATTAAGTCACCAATATCTAAGTTCCTACAAGAAGAAGGAATGAATTCAGTAATAGAAAAATTAGATGCTAAAGTTGGAGATTTAATATTAATAGTTGCTGACAAAGATTCTGTTGTATTACAGGCTCTTGGAGCATTAAGACTTGAAATGGCAAAACGTTTAGAAATATTAAAAGATAACAAAGAATTTAGATTTGCTTGGGTAACTGAATTCCCATTATTATCTTATAATGAAGAAGAAAATAGATATCAAGCAGAACACCATCCATTCACAATGCCAATGGATGAAGATATTGAATATTTAGAATCAGATCCAGGAAGAGTTAGAGCGAAAGCTTACGATATAGTATTAAACGGAGAAGAACTTGGAGGAGGAAGTATAAGAATTCATGATACTAAACTTCAAGAAAAGATGTTTAATGTACTAGGATTTACATCAGAAAGTGCATGGGAAAGATTTGGTTTCTTATTAGAAGCATTTAAATTTGGACCACCACCACACGGCGGACTTGCATATGGATTTGATAGGATGATAATGTTCTTAGCTGGAACTGAAAACATTAAGGATGTTATTGCGTTCCCTAAAAATCAAAATGCATATTGTCCTTTAACAGAAGCACCTAATGTAGTTGATGAAAAACAATTAGGAGAATTAGGAATAAGTTTGAAAAAATAAAAATAATTTCTAATAATTTTATAAGAAAAAGCATAATAATATGATATAATTGTAATATAATATTATATAAGAAAAAGTTCCGACCATATTGGTAATTTAAGTATATATTGACCCAACACTTTTTAAAAAAGGGAATCCTACTCTTTTTGTGGAATGATATTTTAATTTTATTAAAAAACAAGAAGCAAGAAGGAGATTCCCACCTGTTGTAGTACAGGTTCAACTATTACTTAAATTACGGTATGGTGGGATTTTTTTATTATTTTTTATGAACATAGATAGGAGTAACTTAAGTATGGAAAATAATAAAGATAAAAAAAGAGATATACAGATAAGACTTAGAAAAATTCAAGGGCAAGTAAAAGGAATTGAAAATATGATAGGAACTGAGAGCTGCTGTAAAGATGTTCTAGTGCAAGTTGCTGCGGTAAGAGCAGCTCTAAATAAAGTAGGTGCGCTTATAATACAAGAATATACTAAAAAATGTTTTAAAAATGATGATGAGCATACAATTAATGAAGAAAAATTGGATGAACTTGTTAAAACTTTAAGCATATTTATGAAATAAATTTCTTTTTTATAACTATTATAACCTTAGTAACAGAAGATACAATCATGGTAGCTACTGCAATAGCTCCAGCACTAAGTATGGTTTCAATACCTAAAGATAGGGATTTTGTTGCATTACCTATAATTGATTCGTACATAGTATAATACATACCTGCACCTGGAACTAAAGGAAGTAGTGCTGATACTAAAAATGTGGTAACTGGAGCTTTGAAAATTCGTGCAACAATTTCGGAATATATACTAATAGATATTGTTGCTATAAACAAAGAAAAAACTATTGAATGAGTATATTTATTAGATAATAGATAAAAATACCATCCAATACCACCACCTAGTGATGCGAAAAATAATTTTTTGCCACGAATACTAAAAAGAATTCCAAATCCTAGGCTGCAAAGCAAAGCATATAAAGAATTTAAAATCATATCAAAGCCCTCCAAAATAAAACCATAATTTTATAATTATACCCGAACCTGTTGCAATAGCTACAGCTATAAAAAATGCTTCTACAGTTCTTGAAATCCCAGATACTAAATCTCCTGCTAAAGTATCTCTTATAGCATTTGTTATTACAAGTCCTGGTACTAAGAGCATTATAGATCCTATTATAATTTTATCTTTATTCTGACCTATATTTAAATTTATACTTATAATTGCAAGTAAAGAGGCAATGGCACCTCCAAGTGAATTAATGAAAAATTCGTTTATTTTTATACTATTCAATAATATACATATAAATTTAATTATTGCACCAATAAATAAAGAAACAAAGAAATCTCTAAAGGTTCCACCAAATAGTAATGTAAAAAAACCAGCACTAAAAGAGGCAGATAAAATTAAGATTTTTTTATTATAGCCACATGAGGTATCAATTTCATTTAATCTTTTTTCAACGTAATTTAAAGAAGGAGAATCATTTACTATTGTTCTTGATAATGCATTGATTTCAGCAACTTTTTCAAGGTTAATACTTCGATTAGTAATTTTTCTAATCAATGAAATCGTTTTACCGGTTTCGTCGGTTATAGATAACATTATCCCTGTGGGGGTGACAAAACTATCGGCTTTTTGTACGTTAAGTCCATAGCAAATTTTATTCATAGTTTCTTCAACTCGATATGTTTCTCCACCATTTTGGAGAATTATTCTTCCGGCTTCTGTAGCTAAGTATAATATTTTATCACTGTTATTCATACTAAAAAAATCCTTCCTAAAAATTATAAAATAATTATATCATAATTTTGGAATAGTAGTATAAATTTATTATATTGAAAATTATATGTTAAAACCTTATAATTTAAATCAATAAAAAGATTGGGAGGAAATAGAATGAATTTTGATAATTTAGAATTAATGGATAAAGAGATTTTTCAAGTTATGGAATTAGAAAATAAACGTCAAAATAATACAATTGAACTTATTGCATCTGAAAATTTTGCAAGTCCTGCTGTAATGGAAGCTATGGGATCTCAGCTTACTAATAAATATGCTGAAGGATATCCTGGTAAAAGATATTATGGTGGATGTGAAGAAGTTGATAAGGTGGAAACTATAGCTATAGAAAGATTAAAAAAGATTTTTGGTGCAGAACATGCAAATGTTCAACCACATTCAGGTTCACAAGCTAATATGGCAGTATATCTTTCTGTATTAGAACCAGGTGATACTATAATGGGAATGAATTTAAGTCATGGGGGACATTTAACACATGGAAGTCCAGTTAATTTTTCAGGAAGACTATTTAATTTTGTAGCTTATGGAGTGAATAAGGAAACAGAATTAATAGATTATGATGAAGTAAGAGAACTTGCTTTAAAACATAGACCTAAGATGATAGTTGCAGGAGCAAGTGCTTATTCAAGAATAATAGATTTTAAAAAAATAAAAGATATATGTGATGAAGTAGAGGCATATTTCATGGTTGATATTGCTCATATTGCAGGGCTTATAGCTACTGGAGATCATCCATCACCAGTACCATATGCTGATTTTGTAACAACTACAACTCATAAAACTTTGAGGGGTCCTAGAGGTGGTGCTATTCTTTGTAAGGAGAAATATGCAAAGCAAGTAGATAAGGCTATTTTCCCAGGAATTCAAGGAGGTCCTTTAATGCATATAATTGCTGCTAAAGCAGTATGTTTTGGAGAAGCATTAAAGGAAGAGTATAAACAATATATGAGTCAAGTTGTAAAAAATGCTAAAGTTCTTGGAGATGAATTAAATAAATATGGATTTAGATTAGTTTCAGGTGGAACGGATAATCATTTATTATTAATAGACTTAACTAATAAAAATATAACAGGAAAAGATGCTGAGAAACTTCTAGATTCTATTGGAATTACTGTAAATAAGAATACTATACCTTTTGAAACAAAGAGTCCTTTTATAACTAGTGGTATAAGAATAGGAACACCAGCTGTTACAACACGAGGATTTAAAAAAGAAGAGATGAAAGAGATAGCATTTTTAATAAACTATGTTATAGAAAATAGGGATGGAGATTTGTCAGAAGCAAGAGAAAGAGTAGAAAAAATATGTAATAAATATCCTTTATATAAATAATTAGAATAAATAAAAAAATTGTTAATATATATATAAATAGAATAAATAGAAAAAAATAAATAAAAAGTATATATTGTTAAAAAATTACTAAATAAACATTGAATTGTTTATTGAAATTAAATATAATTATTTATGAAAGCATAGTACTAGGTAGCAAATTCTTATAAAAAATAATGAATTTTATAAATAACTTTAAATTTATTTGTTAAAATCAAAGATATTAGCACAAGTTTAATTTTACATAATAATTATTACTATGATAAAATACTCATGGTAGTAATATTATGTTATAATTTTTATGAATTTGTGTTATAATGTCTTTGATAGATTAATTAAAAAATTTAAAAAAACCTGTACAAGCTTTATGATACAACTTATAAAATATAAACTAATGAAATATTATTAAAAAGATTAATAATATATATTTAATATGTGTTCCTATAAATTAAATATATTGTTAATAAAATAAAATCACCTACTATATAAAAATACTACATAGTAAGGTAAAATTATATAGAAAGAGGGTATACAAATGGCAAAAATGAAAACTATGGATGGTAACACAGCTGCTGCATATGCATCATATGCCTTTACTGATGTTACAGCTATATATCCAATAACCCCTTCATCTCCAATGGCAGAAAGCGTTGATGAATGGAGTGCTCAAGGTAAAAAGAACTTATTTGGTCAAACTGTAAAAGTTATGGAATTACAATCTGAAGCTGGAGCATCAGCTGCAGTTCATGGTTCACTTCAAAGTGGAGCATTAACTACAACTTATACTGCATCTCAAGGATTATTATTAATGATTCCTAACATGTACAAAATAGCTGGTGAATTATTACCATCAGTATTCCACGTAAGTGCAAGAGCTCTTGCATCACACGCATTATCAATCTTTGGTGA containing:
- a CDS encoding metal-sensitive transcriptional regulator — its product is MENNKDKKRDIQIRLRKIQGQVKGIENMIGTESCCKDVLVQVAAVRAALNKVGALIIQEYTKKCFKNDDEHTINEEKLDELVKTLSIFMK
- the aspS gene encoding aspartate--tRNA ligase; this translates as MAESLNGLKRTVMCGELRESHIGQKHVVMGWVQRKRNLGGLVFVDLRDREGILQVVFGEEINKEAFEKADLVKPEYCIAVEGELVKRQSPNETLPTGMVELKGQNIKILSESETPPIYIKEDLDTDEAVRLKYRYLDLRRPDMQNIFKVRHKTAKVIRDFLDQNGFLEMETPMLTKSTPEGARDYLVPSRNYPGMFYALPQSPQLFKQLLMVSGYDRYFQITKCFRDEDLRANRQPEFTQVDMELSFVDMEDVISLNERLIKKVFKEIADVDVKLPIQRITYKEAMDKYGSDKPDLRFGMEINDITDAVKDVDFKVFKDAIENGGSVRAIKAPNCAGMGRKQIDKLGEFVKTYKAKGLAWIAYKEDEIKSPISKFLQEEGMNSVIEKLDAKVGDLILIVADKDSVVLQALGALRLEMAKRLEILKDNKEFRFAWVTEFPLLSYNEEENRYQAEHHPFTMPMDEDIEYLESDPGRVRAKAYDIVLNGEELGGGSIRIHDTKLQEKMFNVLGFTSESAWERFGFLLEAFKFGPPPHGGLAYGFDRMIMFLAGTENIKDVIAFPKNQNAYCPLTEAPNVVDEKQLGELGISLKK
- the hisS gene encoding histidine--tRNA ligase translates to MAIQAPKGTKDLLPMDSYKWHYIEGKLKGLASEYALREIRTPIFEHTELFERGVGETTDVVQKEMYTFKDKGDRSITLKAEGTAPAARAFIENGLFNEALPIKMFYFTPVFRYENVQKGRLRQHHQFGVEVFGSSEASVDAEIIGLAMRAFKEFGINNLELNINNIGCPECRKKYNDALREYFKEQYDELCDTCKTRYERNPMRLLDCKNKKCKEIGKNAPVILDYVCDDCKNHFENLKTYLDALSIEYKVNPYIVRGLDYYTKTVFEIINNDITVCGGGRYNGLIEEIGGKPTPAVGFGMGIERLILTLGENSIEIPKPQEMDIYVGSMGEKGKIESFKVVNALREKGIKAECDHMNKSVKAQMKYANKIEALYSMIIGDTEIEEGKVNLKRMEDGQQFEVSLNNLDEIATLVLNN
- a CDS encoding threonine/serine exporter family protein, coding for MILNSLYALLCSLGFGILFSIRGKKLFFASLGGGIGWYFYLLSNKYTHSIVFSLFIATISISIYSEIVARIFKAPVTTFLVSALLPLVPGAGMYYTMYESIIGNATKSLSLGIETILSAGAIAVATMIVSSVTKVIIVIKKKFIS
- the glyA gene encoding serine hydroxymethyltransferase; its protein translation is MNFDNLELMDKEIFQVMELENKRQNNTIELIASENFASPAVMEAMGSQLTNKYAEGYPGKRYYGGCEEVDKVETIAIERLKKIFGAEHANVQPHSGSQANMAVYLSVLEPGDTIMGMNLSHGGHLTHGSPVNFSGRLFNFVAYGVNKETELIDYDEVRELALKHRPKMIVAGASAYSRIIDFKKIKDICDEVEAYFMVDIAHIAGLIATGDHPSPVPYADFVTTTTHKTLRGPRGGAILCKEKYAKQVDKAIFPGIQGGPLMHIIAAKAVCFGEALKEEYKQYMSQVVKNAKVLGDELNKYGFRLVSGGTDNHLLLIDLTNKNITGKDAEKLLDSIGITVNKNTIPFETKSPFITSGIRIGTPAVTTRGFKKEEMKEIAFLINYVIENRDGDLSEARERVEKICNKYPLYK
- a CDS encoding threonine/serine exporter family protein, which codes for MNNSDKILYLATEAGRIILQNGGETYRVEETMNKICYGLNVQKADSFVTPTGIMLSITDETGKTISLIRKITNRSINLEKVAEINALSRTIVNDSPSLNYVEKRLNEIDTSCGYNKKILILSASFSAGFFTLLFGGTFRDFFVSLFIGAIIKFICILLNSIKINEFFINSLGGAIASLLAIISINLNIGQNKDKIIIGSIMLLVPGLVITNAIRDTLAGDLVSGISRTVEAFFIAVAIATGSGIIIKLWFYFGGL